A window of bacterium genomic DNA:
CTTGAAGAGCTGGGAGAGCACCACGTCGGGCACCGCTTCCTTTTTCAGATCCAGCACCAGCCGCATGCCGTCGCGGTCGGATTCATCGCGGATGTCGGCGATGCCTTCAATCTTCTTGTCGTTGACCTGCGAGACGATGCTTTCGATCAGGCGCGTCTTGTTGACCTGATAGGGGATCTCGCTGACCACGATCTTCTGCCGTCCGTTGGCCTTGACCGGCTCTTCGACATTGGCCTTGGCACGCACGGTGATGCGGCCACGGCCCGTGACGTAGGCGTCCCAGATTCCCTGGCGGCCATAGATGATGCCGCCCGTGGGAAAGTCCGGCGCGGTGATATGCTTCATCAGGTCGGGCACGCCCATGTCGGGCTTGTCGATCAGCGCGATGCAGGCGTTGACCACTTCACGCATGTTATGCGGCGGAATCCGCGTGGCCATGCCGACGGCGATGCCGTCCGAGCCGTTGACCAGCAGATTGGGGATAGCCGAAGGCAGCACGTTCGGAATTTGCAGCGTCTCGTCGTAGTTGGGGCTGAAGTCGACCGTTTCCTTGTCGATGTCTCGCAGCATTTCTTCGGCCATGCGGCTCATGCGGGCTTCGGTGTAACGCATGGCGGCGGCGCCGTCACCGTCCACCGAGCCGAAGTTTCCCTGGCCGTCCACCAGCGGATAGCGCAAAGAGAAATCCTGCTCCATGCGCACGAGGGTATCGTAGATGGCCGCGTCGCCGTGCGGATGGTATTTACCCATCACGTCGCCGACGATACGCGCGCACTTTTTGAAGGGACGTCCCGCGCCGAGGTTCAATTCGGTCATGCCGTAGAGAATCCGGCGGTGGACCGGCTTGAGGCCGTCGCGCACGTCGGGCAAGGCGCGCGAGACGATCACCGACATCGAATAGTTGATGTACGATGTCTTCATCTCGTCTTCGACATTGACCGGCAGCAGCCGCTCCTTGCCGTTGCCGTTCAGATCCAGTACTGTGTCGTCTGTTTTCTTGGACATTGCGTTTCTTTATTGGTGAAAAACAAAAATCGAAAAATCAAATCCCCCGGCGGCCTATGCCACCTCAATCGTCGTATCAATCGCCCCTAGCGGCGGCCTCCGGCCGTCAGGACGAAGTCCGGCACAAAGTCCCGATTCCGGTTAGGCGAATGCGCGGTTCCATGTCAGGGTTTTTCCGGCGGGACAAGCGGCTCAAGCAGCCGAATGAGTTCGGGTATCGCCTGTTGGGCGGCTTTCCACACCATCTCATAGTTGACGAGCTTGTATCCGTGAATCATCCGGTGACGCATGCCAATGATATTGCTCCACGGAATTTCCGGGTGCCGCTTTTGAAAGGCGTCCGAGACATGATTTGCGGCTTCGCCGATATTGGAAATCTGGAGAACTACAGAGTCGCGCTTCTCCCGGTCGGCCAGGAATTCCTCCCACGTGACTCCCTTGGCGGACTCCACGACATACCCTGCATATTCCAACATGTAAAGCAGGAGCGTTTCGTCATGCGCCATAATAGGTCCTCAGATTGCTCAGAATATTTCTGCGCAAGATGTAATTCTTGCTTCGCTCAAGTGCGGGACGGGTCACGACGTCTACGTCCCGCCCCACAATCTGCGCGAGTTCATTTTCCAGATCCACCATGTCAAAAATCGTCCACGGCGCATCGTCGGAGAACTTCACCATCACATCCACGTCGCTGTCGGGGCGGAAGTCCTCAGTGAGCACGCTGCCGAACAGAGAAAACTCCACGATCTTCCATTTCTGGCAGAAGGCGGCGATCTTCTCTTTGTCTATGGGGATGCGGGGTTCCATTTGGGATACGGGTTTATTTCACACCCTGCCCTATGGGCAGGGCCACGGGTGCAGGGGTCACCCCTGCTGCTCCCGGCAGAACCAGATGTAATCGGTGATGACGGGTTCGAGGCCGGCGGCGCGCAGGTCGGTGGAGATTTGCGCGCGGTGGTGGATCGAATGGCCGTGGAGCTGGGTGAGAATGTCCACGATGCGCAGCGTGACCGGGCCGTTGGGAGACGGGAAGGTCAGCGTCTGCCTGTCCAGCGGATCCGGCAGCGCCGCCAGATACCGCGCCCAGTGCTGCGCGCTCTGCTCGTTTCGGGTCAGGCACTCTTCAACCGAGAGCTGGGGAAACCATTCGAACCGCCGGAAGTCGACCGCTTCACCGGCCAGCCGCTGCTCCCAGAAACCGTGAGCCGCCATAATGTGCGGACACAGTTCGGCGGTGCGCGAAGGCACGGACGGCGCGGCTTGCAGTGCGGTCAACAGCTTATGATTGGCCCACTGCTCGTGGGCAAAGAGTTTTTGCAGATAGGCGCGCATGGGACTTTTGTTACAGGCGCTGCGGCTGGACCTCAAGATGCGCGTACCAGGGGAAGCGCGCCTGCTTGATAGCCTTGACAATATAGATGATCTGGCCGGCGTGGTAGGCAAAGTGCTCGACCACGTGGTAAATATCCTTCAGCAGCGTGACCTTGTTCCCCTGAATCACGCGTTCCTCGGTGAGCAGTTTGGGATCGAGCGTCGCCACCACGTGGAAGGCTTCCAGCACGGTGGTTTCGAGATTGTTCAGCAGCATGGCCTTGGAGATGCCGCCGTGGGCGGTGAACTCCTTGGGACGATTGCGCTCATCGGGACGGCCACCCACGCCGGAAAGAATGTGCTGCCGCACGTTTCCAGTCAGGTGCATCAGCAGATTGCCAACACTGTTGGTGGACTCGTTTTCCTTCGCCCAAAGTTCGTCTTCGGACAGAAGCGCTACCGCTTCCTTGATCTTCGGCAGATACTGGTCGCGCAGGGTGCTTGCCGACACGGCCAGAAACTGACGTTCCATAGACTCCATGACTATCACCTTTCATGTTCCGCGTTGCAGACGCGAAATGTATGATTTATGCAGAGCCAGCCGGAAAAAGCATAAGCCTTTCCCGCCATTCCAGTCTGCTTATTAAACGCATGTATCAAAGAATCGAACCAAGCGGAAGGCGAAATGAAAAACTCAAAATCAAAAGTCAAAGAGCCTGATAATCCTTCTCGGTCACTTTTATCATTTTTAATTTTTAGTTTTTCGTTTTCTCTTAGTAGTTGAACTCGTCCTTCTTTTCCTTGGAGGACGGGGCGGCGAAGCGGAAGTTGGTGTAGAGTTCCTTGCCGTCGATGTCGGCATAGACGCCGATGGAGCCCTTGTCGCCGGGGGAAACTTCAAGCAGCCGCTCGAAGGCCACTTCAGCGGCGCGGATCATGTTGCCGTAGCCCTTGCGCTCCAACAGGTGCCGCAAGTGGGCCAGGATCTGCTGCTTGTTTTTGGACTTGGCAATCGCCTCCATGTAGGCGTCCCAGTTCACATCTTCCACCGGCTGCCAGCCCGGCTTGATTTTCGGTTTATCGTCCATAAAGGATCCTGCGTTTCCCGGTAATTAAGCCCATGTTTCGCATGGACACGGCAAGCCATGTCCCTACTTCATCCTTCATCCTTCCGCCGTCATCCTTTCTTCCGTCGCGCTTCCGGAAAGTCCCGGTAGAGCGCGGTGGAGACATTCCGCACGGCATCGCTCAGCGGCTTGTGGAACGCCAGAACCTCCTCGCCGCCCTCGGAGAGCAGGGCAAAGGCGCGGTTCATCTGCGCGATGCTGGCAAAGTCGACGGTGATCTGGAACTCGCCTAAAAGCGGCGGCGAGATGACAAACTTGCGGCGCGTGATGTAGTAGCCTTCGATCAGTTCGCGCTCATGCAGATAGCTCAGAAACTCGCGGACGCTTTCACAGAACTGGAGAACATTCTGCCCCGCCTTGAGATTACACCAGATGTGAAAGTGATTCATGCAGAACTAAATCAAAAATGAAAAATTGGAAACCATAAATGACGATGCTGAAGACGTGGGACTTTTTAGTTTTTCATTTCTCTTTCCCCGTCCGGAAAGTCGCGGTACAAAGCCGTGGTAAGATGGGTGGCCATGCTGTAGACGGGGCGGTGCAGCTCTTCGATCCTGCCGCCGCGCGTGGCTACCAGCGCAAAGGCATCATCCAGCCGTCCAAGATTCTCGCATTCCACCATGATGTGAAAATCCCCCAGCCCCGGCGGCGAAAACCCGAACTTGCGCCGCGTAATGCGATAACTCTGCACATGCCCCTGCTCCTTCAGATGCCCGAGGTACGCATGCACCGCGCGTACAAACTCCAGATCCTTCGATCCGTCCTTCAGGTCGCACCAGATGTGGTAGAGGGTCATAAGATTATCAGTTGAACCGTTCACTCACCATTAACATCACTATGAATTTCGAAACAACACCGGCGCACCCCCACACCTTGTCATCCTGAAGGCCGTCTTCGGCCTGAAGGACCTCGGGCAAGTCTGCGGTGTTGGCTGCTTGCAGCCGAGCCGTTCGGCAACGCAGTACCCAAACGATCCGATCAAACATGAGAACTATTTTGTTATGACTTCTCGCTGTTCAGCTATGATGATTTGATCCTGCATCCTTGCCCGAAATGTGAGAGGAGCTTCCACTTTGGTAAAAGGCTGCTGCGTTCCGCCGGAGCCTACTACGGTTAGTTTTCCGTAGTTAAACATGCGCCCGAAGATTCCTTGATTGACATGAGCGCCTTCGACTTTGGAGAGGAGAATCTCGATTGTCCGCCGTCTCAAGAATCCATCTTTCAAGACGACTCTTCGGGTCGTCACGGCAAATTCAGCACTCCGCAATCGAATCGCGTTCGAAATCAACGAGAGCAACGTCAGCAGTCCACAAAAGAAGATCAGTGGTTGCACTCGAACGAGAATCGCCCATATCCATAGGAGCGCGAAGAGGAGTGAACTTGAGAAGATATACGGTGAGAGCTTCCCCTTGTAGACCACGGTTTCGTTCGCCGCCAAAGACTGCTCAATATATCCCATGATTCGGTCTCCGTTTTTGCTCTCCTCTACGATCAGTCCGTTTCTGCATCTTCAGATACTTCTATTTCGAACGTAACGCAAAGCCGCGCCAGCTCGATTCCGAAAACCGTGCACAACTCTCCAAGCGCCAACCAGAACCCGAGGTCCTTCAGGCCGAAGCCGGCCTTCAGGATGACAATGTTTGGGTTTGCACTATCGTTGTCAGGGATTCCGTTCCGAAGACGGAACGGAATGACAAATCTCTGTGGAGTCGGCGCCATTCATTGTCCTTTCACCGCAGCACAAACATGGCGGTATCGGGCGCGGCGACGGTGCTGTCTTCCGGGGCTTGCTGGGTGGAATCGGTGTCGTCGGTCTTGGGGTCGGGGCGGCGCTTGGAGTGCGACGAACAGGAAACCAGCAGCAGACCCAGCAACAACACGAGCAAGTACTTCTTCATAAGCCTCGCCTGAAAGAAAAACAAAAAGCAGAGAGCAGAAAACAGAAACGACGATCATGCGCTTCTGGCCTATTCTCCTCTTTCATCCTTCATCCTTCCGCCTTCATCCTTTTGAGGTCACCATCCCATGCGTTTGCGCAGTTCGGTGACGTGCGCGACGTGGTGCGGGCCGTGCCAGGCATAGATGGCCAGCAGGAAATCGAGGCTGCGGACGCCTTCAAAATCGGGATGGCGGTAGCCACGGGCAAAATCACTCTCAGCCATCGCGCGCAGCACATGGACCCAGCGCTCATGCAGACATTCCAGAAAGCAGAGCGACGTGTGAATGGGTGTGCTGACCGAATCCGGCAGCATGGCCCACGCCGCTTCGTCGTAGGGCTTGACCATCGGGCTGTCTTCGGTGAGCGCCAGCTTGAAACGCGTGTAGGCATTCAGATGGCTGTCGGGCAGATGATGCACCACCTGCCGCACCGTCCAGCCGCCCTCGCGGTACGGAGTATCAAGCTGCGCGTCGGACAAACCCTGAACCGCTGCGCCGATCTGCTCGGGCGTGGCGGCAATCGTGTTAATCATTTCCTGCCGCAGAGACGGCGTCATTACTTGCGGCGGCGCGAATTTTCCAAGGGGGTAGCGGGGATCTTTCATAAAACGAAAAATCGAAAATAAAAAATTAGAAAATCGAACACACTGAAATCAGGAGCGTTTTTGTCCTTCGGCGATCATGCCAACGGCCTTTTCGATGCGCGCGGCGCGGGTTTCGGCCTTCTTGGCTTCCTCGATCCAGCGCACGTATTCCTTCTTATGGGAATAAGCGAACTTCTCGAAGACTGCTTTGGCGGCCTTGTTCTTGTTCAGCGCCTTCTGAAAATCTTCCGGCGCCTCCACGGAGCGCTCGGCGGTGTCGCGCTCGAGGATCACGTGCACCACATCGCCTTCGCCTTTGCCAATCTTCTCGCGGATTGCCTTCAGCACACCCAACTGATGACAACCGCCGCCCATGTTGGCCAGCGAGCCGCGATAGGGCACGCCGTCGATCAAGGCATTGACCGGCACCCGTCCCTTGGTAGCGTAGATGTCCATGATTTTGGCAGGGACTTCCACCCACGCGCCGCCGCCGTCACCGAAAATGAGCGGAGCTTTGAATTCCTGTTGGTCGGATTTGGGCATTGTTTTACACTACTCCGTTGCTTGTCATCCTGCAGCATTGTCCCATTACTTTGTCATCCTGTAGACCGTCTTCGGGATACAGGATCTCTCTTCTCTGCTGCTTCCCGAGAGATCCTGCATTTGAAGCCAAATGCAGGATGACAATGCTGAGATAACCGCCACATTACGTATTAGCTCACAAGAATGCGCGAGCCCCACCAGCTCAAGCTTTCATCATAGCGGTAGTGCGTCTGCATATGGCCGGCGTTGAATTCGCGGTGCTCGATGGACAGGCCGGCGGCGCGGAGTTTTTTTACCAGAATGCGCGCTCCCCACTGCAGGTTGAATTCATCCTGCATTCCGCATTCGATGTAGATGCCGCGGAGTTTGTGCAGGTTTTCGGTTACGGCACTTAACTGTGCCATGCGCACCGGATCATGCGCCAGCCAGCGCAACCAGACGTCTTCCCGCAGTTCGGCGGTTTCCAGATCGAAAGGATAATCGAAGCCCCACGGGCTCTCGCGGTTGGGAGAATAGCAGGCAGCCATGGCGGTCACGTTCAGCGCCTGCATGTAACTTTTGGACATCGGTCCGGGTTGGCCGATCTTCCGGATAAATTCCTGCGGCCCGCCCGCCTTCTGCAACTCTCCTGCGGTGGCGGGGAAATCGGGCAGCAGGCTGTACTCGAAATAGCAATCTCCGCTGTGCATGATCATCCAGCCGAACAGATCGGGATGCCGCGCGGCCAGCACAAACGCGCCGAAGCCGCCGGAGGATTTTCCGGCAATCACCGTCTGCTCGGGCTTAAGTCCTGCGCGGAACGTGGCGCGCACCCACGGAATCACTTCTCCCGTGATGTGATCTTCATAATCGCCCACCGCGCTGCTGTTCAGATACTGGCTGCCGCCCAGCCGCGTGAAAGCATCGGGAAAAACGGCGACGCACGGTGGAAGCCGCTTTTCGGAAATCAGCCGCTCGATGCGCTGCGGCATGGTCTCGCCCCAGGGCATCCAGTTCAGATGCGAGAGACCCGATCCGGTGAAGCCCGCCAGAACCAGCAACAGCGGATAGTCCCGCGTGCCGTCATAGCCTTCAGGCAGATACACCGGAATCTCGCGCACGGCACTGTCGCCGAGGGGATTGCCCTCGAGGCAGCGGCTGTGCAGCGATTCGATGAGTAGTTGACCGTGAAGCTTCATTTGATGAGCAGCACCTTGCGCGTCACGGCCTGGTCATCGGCGTTCAGCCGCACGAAATACAACCCGCTGGCATGGCGAGCGGCGTCCCACGTGTGAATATGTCCGCCTGCCGCCGCATGGGTCTCGGTCAGCGTTTCCACTAAGCGGCCCGTCAGATCGTAGACGCGCAGCGAGACATTTCCGGCGCGAACGAGATCATAGCGGATTTCGAAGGTGGCATTACCGGGATTGGGCCAGACCGTCAGCGCAGGGCGGCTGGGAAGGTCGGCGTCGTGCTGTGGCGAGGTGCCCAGCGGTACCGAGGCCGTGCAGAGAATCTCCACGCGTCCGCTGGCGACGTTACTGACGCTCAGATAGCGGCTGAAGCTGCCGCCCGAACGGCTGGTAAAAGCTACATACAAGGGCATGGATTGACCCGGATGCAACGGCACCGGAATTCCCTGCCAGATCGGCGTAAACAGCGTGTCCCCGCCGAAGACTCCCGTCACAGTATCCATCGCGCTGCCCGCATTGGTCAGGGTCACGGCCAGTGTGTCCGTATGACCCGCGGCGACTATGCCGAAGTCGAGAGTGTCGGGATCGGCCAGCAGCAGCGCCCGCGAACTGTCGGGCAGATAAAGCTGGGTGCGCCAGATGCCGCCGCGAAAATCGGAGAACACTCCGGCGGCCAGCACATCCACATACGCATTGCTGATGCGGATGGCCTTGAGTGCGCGGATCTCCGCCGTCAACTGCAATTCCACCACCCAGGTCTGCCCGCCGTCGGTGGTACTCCACACGCGGCCTGTACCCGCCTGATAGTTGCCGCCCGCGGCAAAACCGATTTGCGGCGTCACCATTTCCACGGCGCGGACCGGCACCAGTGTGCTTAACACGCGGCCCGACCAGGTCTGTCCACCATCGGAGGTGACATGCACCCAGCCGTGCGAGGTGGGAGTAGTCATGCCGCCGCCGGCAAGACCATGCAGGCTGTCCGCAAAACTGATACAGGTATCGAACAGGGAATCGGCGGCCACGCGAATACGCCAGTGCCGGCCACGGTCATTGCTCACCCATTGATGAGAGCCAACGGCCAGCAGCCGGTTGCCGATGCTGGTGAATCCGGAAACCCACGTCTGTTCGGGAGTCAGGCTGTCTTCGCGTCCGGCGCGCTGAAAAGTCTTGCTGGTGTTGACTTCCGCCCACAAATTGCCGAACCGCAGTGTGTCATTTTCCCACAGCCGGCCCGTCATGCCGCCGAAGACCAGACCCGTGGTCGAGTCCGGCACCAGCACACCACTCAGCCAGACGGGAGTGTCGAGCTGGCGGAATGGATACAGACGGTGACCACCCTGATAGTAGATGACGCGCACATTGGATGTATCGGCGGTGGCGCTGTAGGCGCTGACCAGCACGGTATCCAGGTTGATGCCGGGCCGGGTGATCGGACGCGCCGCCAGTCCACTGATGTACATCGGCGAGCGCAGCACGCCCCAATCCGAAGGAATAGTGGACGGCTGCGGGTGCAGATCGAGGTTGTGCCACGTGCGGCCGCAATCGGAGGTTTCGAAAACCGTATGCAGCGTCGCCAGAAAGCCG
This region includes:
- a CDS encoding HepT-like ribonuclease domain-containing protein, which translates into the protein MAHDETLLLYMLEYAGYVVESAKGVTWEEFLADREKRDSVVLQISNIGEAANHVSDAFQKRHPEIPWSNIIGMRHRMIHGYKLVNYEMVWKAAQQAIPELIRLLEPLVPPEKP
- a CDS encoding nucleotidyltransferase domain-containing protein — translated: MEPRIPIDKEKIAAFCQKWKIVEFSLFGSVLTEDFRPDSDVDVMVKFSDDAPWTIFDMVDLENELAQIVGRDVDVVTRPALERSKNYILRRNILSNLRTYYGA
- a CDS encoding DinB family protein, translated to MRAYLQKLFAHEQWANHKLLTALQAAPSVPSRTAELCPHIMAAHGFWEQRLAGEAVDFRRFEWFPQLSVEECLTRNEQSAQHWARYLAALPDPLDRQTLTFPSPNGPVTLRIVDILTQLHGHSIHHRAQISTDLRAAGLEPVITDYIWFCREQQG
- a CDS encoding DinB family protein, giving the protein MERQFLAVSASTLRDQYLPKIKEAVALLSEDELWAKENESTNSVGNLLMHLTGNVRQHILSGVGGRPDERNRPKEFTAHGGISKAMLLNNLETTVLEAFHVVATLDPKLLTEERVIQGNKVTLLKDIYHVVEHFAYHAGQIIYIVKAIKQARFPWYAHLEVQPQRL
- a CDS encoding DUF6614 family protein: MNHFHIWCNLKAGQNVLQFCESVREFLSYLHERELIEGYYITRRKFVISPPLLGEFQITVDFASIAQMNRAFALLSEGGEEVLAFHKPLSDAVRNVSTALYRDFPEARRKKG
- a CDS encoding DUF6614 family protein; its protein translation is MTLYHIWCDLKDGSKDLEFVRAVHAYLGHLKEQGHVQSYRITRRKFGFSPPGLGDFHIMVECENLGRLDDAFALVATRGGRIEELHRPVYSMATHLTTALYRDFPDGEREMKN
- a CDS encoding PH domain-containing protein; this translates as MGYIEQSLAANETVVYKGKLSPYIFSSSLLFALLWIWAILVRVQPLIFFCGLLTLLSLISNAIRLRSAEFAVTTRRVVLKDGFLRRRTIEILLSKVEGAHVNQGIFGRMFNYGKLTVVGSGGTQQPFTKVEAPLTFRARMQDQIIIAEQREVITK
- a CDS encoding putative metal-dependent hydrolase; protein product: MKDPRYPLGKFAPPQVMTPSLRQEMINTIAATPEQIGAAVQGLSDAQLDTPYREGGWTVRQVVHHLPDSHLNAYTRFKLALTEDSPMVKPYDEAAWAMLPDSVSTPIHTSLCFLECLHERWVHVLRAMAESDFARGYRHPDFEGVRSLDFLLAIYAWHGPHHVAHVTELRKRMGW
- a CDS encoding YdeI/OmpD-associated family protein; amino-acid sequence: MPKSDQQEFKAPLIFGDGGGAWVEVPAKIMDIYATKGRVPVNALIDGVPYRGSLANMGGGCHQLGVLKAIREKIGKGEGDVVHVILERDTAERSVEAPEDFQKALNKNKAAKAVFEKFAYSHKKEYVRWIEEAKKAETRAARIEKAVGMIAEGQKRS
- a CDS encoding alpha/beta hydrolase-fold protein; the encoded protein is MKLHGQLLIESLHSRCLEGNPLGDSAVREIPVYLPEGYDGTRDYPLLLVLAGFTGSGLSHLNWMPWGETMPQRIERLISEKRLPPCVAVFPDAFTRLGGSQYLNSSAVGDYEDHITGEVIPWVRATFRAGLKPEQTVIAGKSSGGFGAFVLAARHPDLFGWMIMHSGDCYFEYSLLPDFPATAGELQKAGGPQEFIRKIGQPGPMSKSYMQALNVTAMAACYSPNRESPWGFDYPFDLETAELREDVWLRWLAHDPVRMAQLSAVTENLHKLRGIYIECGMQDEFNLQWGARILVKKLRAAGLSIEHREFNAGHMQTHYRYDESLSWWGSRILVS
- a CDS encoding T9SS type A sorting domain-containing protein; its protein translation is MKPLSALCILCLCAVLGAGPALARTFGNGPNVAFELPPLRPVSPVAYVAPRPGERAGSSLDEPWQFVQYLYDADTTSQNYAAYLNAVPVQFAFCRNTNGFLATLHTVFETSDCGRTWHNLDLHPQPSTIPSDWGVLRSPMYISGLAARPITRPGINLDTVLVSAYSATADTSNVRVIYYQGGHRLYPFRQLDTPVWLSGVLVPDSTTGLVFGGMTGRLWENDTLRFGNLWAEVNTSKTFQRAGREDSLTPEQTWVSGFTSIGNRLLAVGSHQWVSNDRGRHWRIRVAADSLFDTCISFADSLHGLAGGGMTTPTSHGWVHVTSDGGQTWSGRVLSTLVPVRAVEMVTPQIGFAAGGNYQAGTGRVWSTTDGGQTWVVELQLTAEIRALKAIRISNAYVDVLAAGVFSDFRGGIWRTQLYLPDSSRALLLADPDTLDFGIVAAGHTDTLAVTLTNAGSAMDTVTGVFGGDTLFTPIWQGIPVPLHPGQSMPLYVAFTSRSGGSFSRYLSVSNVASGRVEILCTASVPLGTSPQHDADLPSRPALTVWPNPGNATFEIRYDLVRAGNVSLRVYDLTGRLVETLTETHAAAGGHIHTWDAARHASGLYFVRLNADDQAVTRKVLLIK